CCTCGGCGGACCCGTTCGCGACCACCCGGATCGAGTCCGAGTCTGGGTAGCGATCCCGGAACGCGAGAACCTCGGCGCGCAGGAGCGGCTCCAGATATTCCGCACCCGCGAGCGTCAGCGGCGCTGAGGGGGACTTCCTGGGGGGGGAAGGCGACGAGCAGGTCCCGCAGACCAGGGCGACGAGCACCAGCGCCGCCCCGGGGACCCGGGCAAGAGGCACCCGGTCGATACCACTCACGGGGTCAGCCTACTCAAGTCCCGTAACCCCTGTCAATCTCGGAGACTCCCCGCTGATCGCCCCCTCGGAGCAGCTTGTATTGGGCATACCCCGAACGCGGGCCTTTGATTCCGTCCCGCCTCCTCGACCGCTCGCAAAAACGCCACCCTATCCGGGTGGCACACGAATCCGGCAAGTAAAGAAGCCGTAACGTAGTCCCCTGCCGGGGGGGGTGTCAACCCGATTGTGGCGTCAACGGAGGAGCGTGATCTTCCGGGACGTGGAACCGCGATCGGTCTCGAGCCGGACCACGTACACGCCGCTCCCGACGGGCCGCGCCGCGTGGTCGAGCCCGTCCCAGGCGACCGTCCGGTCGGCTCCCAGGCCCGTATCGAGGCCTTCCTCGAGCACCCGGACGAGCCGCCCCGACGCGTCGTGCACCGCGAGGCGGTAGCGCCCCGGAGCGCCCGGAGCCAGCTCGTACCGGATTCGCGTCCTCGGGTTGAACGGATTCGGGGCGTTGGACGCGATCCGGTCCCGCGCGGGAGCGGGCGGCGCGGGATCGACGGCGCTCACGCCGGGCTCGTACCGCACGCGAGCGCTCCAGGCGCCCTTCTGTTCCTCGCCGTCCACGCCGCGAACCTGGAACCAGGCGACGGTTCCGGGAGCCGCGATCCCGTGGCGCTCGTCCGGACTCTGCGTGTCCGTGTCCACGATCCCGCTCTCGAACGCGGTCGGCGTGAGGTCGTCCAGGTACAGGCCTTCGCCGAAATTCGCCACGTCCGTGACGCATCGGAAGCGGACCAGGACCTGGCGCCCGCCCATGATGCCCCAGGTGAACGCCGCCCGGCGGAAGACCTCTCCGCTCGTGCCGGTGACTCCGTTTCCCTCGTTCTTGCCGGTCGGGTTCGACACGGTCGTGAAGTTCCCCGGCAGCCGGGTCCACGTCGCGCCTCCGTCATTGGACGCTTCCAGGTACCAGTAGTCGAAGTCGTCCTCCAGGTCCCACCAGGCCATGACGATGAGACTCTCCCCGGGAGCCGCATCGACGGCGCTCTTCGACGTGAGCGTGCTGACGCGCGAGTTGCCGGCCCCCGACCAGAAGCTCCGCAGGCCGCTGGTCTGGCGCGCCGTGCTCCAGGAGAAACCCAGCGTGTCCCAGGCGGCGAACCCCGACTCGGCGTTGTCCGTGCCCGTCGTGAGGGAGGCGATCCTCCGCACGTCGTGCCGCACCGGCGGATTGTGCGGGTCGGGTGTCGCCACGCTCCAGCGGATGTCGACACCGGAAGAGGTCGCGACGAACCACGGTGTCGTCGGGCGCCGTGGCCGCAGGATGCGGCGCGGGTCGTCGGAGTAGCGCAGGAGCGTCAGGAGCGGTCCCCAGTTCTCCTCGCAGGTGGCCGGAATGAGCGCGTCGGGCGGGCCGAAGCCTCCCTGGGCGGCGGTGTTCACCTCGAACGTGAAGCCGAAGATCGCGGGACGCGAGGACGTGCCCCCATACGCCCAGTCGTCCAGGGCGCCGTTCGTGAGATAGATCGCGCCGCTCTTCGGATTGCCCGAGAGGTATCCGTTCTGAGCGGAAACCGAGTCCCCGATCGCGTCGAAGACGTCGTGGTCCGGGGTGTCGAGGGTGGCGTAGCCCCAGGGATACAGGAAGAGCTCGCCGTAGCTGTGAATGGAAGCCGAGATCGTGAATTCGTGCGCGTCGACGAAGTCGCGGAACGCGGCGGTTTCCGGCTCGGAGAAGGGCGAGGTGCCGCGGTAGACGTCGGAAGCTGGGGTCGGGCTCGATCCGACGTTGTCCCAGCCCCAGTGGTCGCCGTAGTTCCGGTTCAGATCGACACCGAAGGTGCCGTCCGCGTTCGGACGGCGGTTCTTGCGCCACCACCCGCTCGGCTGCCCCCCCGAGTTCTGCGCGACGTAGACGTGTCCGTCCGGATTCAGGATCGGGAGGATCCAGATGGAGCGCTCGTTCACGAGGGACGTGATGACGGCGTCGGCTCCGTACCCGTCGAGGAGGCGCCGCATGAGATAGAGGGGGATCTCCACGCTC
This Candidatus Eisenbacteria bacterium DNA region includes the following protein-coding sequences:
- a CDS encoding M14 family zinc carboxypeptidase; the encoded protein is RPRRATMPRRIPSSRLPLILLVLALALVRPAHGGTTPDDRAIYRIDLRRVADVTPLLSLGLDIAGKGPGESVDVILTPGERDRVRALGFEPMRIEIPSLMLGAGRSAALAPNLGDYHTVAEAAAEMASYASAHPSIARLDTIGFSLEGRAILALHVSDNAGVEEGEPEVLVVGCHHARELMSVEIPLYLMRRLLDGYGADAVITSLVNERSIWILPILNPDGHVYVAQNSGGQPSGWWRKNRRPNADGTFGVDLNRNYGDHWGWDNVGSSPTPASDVYRGTSPFSEPETAAFRDFVDAHEFTISASIHSYGELFLYPWGYATLDTPDHDVFDAIGDSVSAQNGYLSGNPKSGAIYLTNGALDDWAYGGTSSRPAIFGFTFEVNTAAQGGFGPPDALIPATCEENWGPLLTLLRYSDDPRRILRPRRPTTPWFVATSSGVDIRWSVATPDPHNPPVRHDVRRIASLTTGTDNAESGFAAWDTLGFSWSTARQTSGLRSFWSGAGNSRVSTLTSKSAVDAAPGESLIVMAWWDLEDDFDYWYLEASNDGGATWTRLPGNFTTVSNPTGKNEGNGVTGTSGEVFRRAAFTWGIMGGRQVLVRFRCVTDVANFGEGLYLDDLTPTAFESGIVDTDTQSPDERHGIAAPGTVAWFQVRGVDGEEQKGAWSARVRYEPGVSAVDPAPPAPARDRIASNAPNPFNPRTRIRYELAPGAPGRYRLAVHDASGRLVRVLEEGLDTGLGADRTVAWDGLDHAARPVGSGVYVVRLETDRGSTSRKITLLR